Proteins from a genomic interval of Arthrobacter sp. CAN_C5:
- a CDS encoding TadE/TadG family type IV pilus assembly protein — protein MRRLRSESGAAAVEFALVVPILLLVLFGIVEFGRVYNAQLQVTSAAREAVRVMAIQKDSDVAVAAAILSAPGLQPALSSGQVTVTPCESATETTVTVTYSVDLLSGLFADAVSVTGRGVMRCGG, from the coding sequence ATGAGACGATTGCGTTCCGAATCCGGAGCGGCTGCGGTCGAATTCGCGCTCGTGGTGCCCATTCTCCTTCTGGTCCTGTTTGGAATCGTCGAATTCGGGCGGGTCTACAACGCCCAGCTTCAGGTGACCTCGGCTGCCCGTGAGGCGGTCCGGGTGATGGCCATCCAGAAGGACTCTGATGTCGCCGTGGCCGCAGCGATTCTCTCGGCACCTGGCCTCCAACCCGCTTTGTCTTCAGGACAGGTCACGGTCACGCCCTGCGAAAGCGCTACTGAAACGACGGTTACGGTGACCTACTCGGTCGATCTGCTGTCCGGACTATTCGCCGATGCAGTATCCGTCACTGGAAGGGGAGTGATGCGATGCGGCGGCTGA
- a CDS encoding Flp family type IVb pilin encodes MVSLFATLHVLGLKATERLRREETGATAVEYGLLVGLIAVVITGLMVVFGPQLQDAFTDILPAVD; translated from the coding sequence ATGGTCTCTCTCTTTGCCACCCTCCACGTCCTCGGCCTCAAGGCCACCGAACGCCTTCGCCGCGAAGAAACCGGTGCCACCGCAGTTGAATACGGCCTGCTGGTCGGCCTGATCGCAGTAGTTATTACCGGTCTCATGGTGGTCTTCGGTCCACAGCTTCAGGATGCATTCACGGACATCCTCCCGGCTGTCGACTAA